In Bradyrhizobium sp. 1(2017), one DNA window encodes the following:
- a CDS encoding glycosyltransferase family 4 protein, which translates to MRILVATDAWHPQVNGVVRTLTKLADAGKSLGVEFTFLTPQSFRTFAMPSYRDVRLAMPRPARIARLIEEARPDSIHIATEGPIGLMVRRYCRQRKLPFTTSFHTRFPEYVRARVPVPGSLIWRALRRFHSPSRAVMAATPALARELTERGFDNVVLWPRGVDTQLFHPRPIDLCLPAPVFLSVGRVAVEKNLEAFLDLDLPGTKVIVGDGPARAALEEAYPEAIFLGEKHGEALAEIYAAADVFVFPSKTDTFGLVLLEALASGLPVAAFPVKGPRDVIGQAPVGALDHDLRNACLAALDISRQDCVAFAANYTWEASARVFIDSIQAAGAVLPGRHGGEQPRFVA; encoded by the coding sequence ATGCGCATTCTGGTCGCGACCGACGCCTGGCACCCGCAAGTCAACGGTGTGGTTCGGACGCTGACCAAGCTCGCCGACGCCGGCAAGAGCCTCGGCGTCGAGTTCACGTTCCTGACGCCGCAATCGTTTCGCACCTTCGCCATGCCGAGCTACCGCGACGTGCGTCTCGCCATGCCGCGCCCGGCGCGGATCGCGAGGCTGATCGAAGAAGCGCGCCCGGACAGCATCCACATTGCGACGGAAGGGCCGATCGGCCTGATGGTCCGCCGCTACTGCCGCCAGCGCAAGCTGCCCTTCACGACCAGCTTCCATACCCGCTTTCCCGAATATGTCCGCGCCCGGGTGCCGGTGCCGGGCTCGCTGATCTGGCGGGCGCTGCGCCGTTTCCACAGCCCCAGCCGCGCCGTGATGGCGGCGACCCCCGCGCTCGCCCGCGAGCTGACCGAGCGCGGTTTCGACAATGTCGTGCTGTGGCCGCGCGGTGTCGACACCCAGCTGTTCCATCCGCGCCCCATCGATCTCTGCCTGCCGGCGCCGGTGTTCCTGTCGGTCGGCCGCGTCGCCGTGGAGAAGAACCTCGAGGCGTTCCTCGACCTCGATCTGCCCGGCACCAAGGTGATCGTCGGCGACGGACCGGCGCGTGCCGCGCTCGAAGAGGCCTATCCCGAGGCGATTTTCCTCGGCGAGAAGCACGGCGAGGCGCTGGCGGAAATCTATGCCGCGGCCGACGTCTTCGTGTTCCCGAGCAAGACAGACACGTTCGGCCTCGTGCTGCTGGAGGCGCTCGCGAGCGGCCTGCCGGTCGCCGCCTTCCCGGTGAAGGGGCCTCGCGACGTGATCGGCCAAGCACCGGTCGGCGCCCTCGATCACGATCTCCGCAACGCCTGCCTTGCCGCGCTCGACATTTCCCGTCAGGACTGCGTGGCCTTCGCCGCCAATTACACCTGGGAAGCCTCGGCCCGGGTCTTTATCGACAGCATCCAGGCGGCCGGCGCGGTGCTGCCCGGCCGACACGGCGGGGAACAGCCGCGCTTTGTGGCCTGA
- a CDS encoding UDP-2,3-diacylglucosamine diphosphatase → MGSYDVSDESPERRFRTLFISDVHLGARGSQADLLLDFLRYHDADTIYLVGDIVDGWALKSSWHWPQSHNDLVQKLLRKARKGAKVIYIPGNHDEFLRNYYGTHFGGIDVVENTVHTGVDGKRYLVIHGDIFDLVVQNARWLAHLGDKAYDFAIQMNRFVNFFRRLFGVPYWSLSQWAKQKVKNAVNYIGAFEQALAAEARRHDADGVICGHIHYAVIRDEGGIRYMNCGDWVESCTALVEHDDGHFEIITWADQSQKPAQVPQVAARAA, encoded by the coding sequence ATGGGAAGTTACGATGTGAGTGACGAGAGCCCGGAGCGGCGCTTTCGCACGTTGTTCATCTCCGACGTTCATCTCGGAGCCCGCGGTTCTCAAGCCGATCTTCTGCTCGACTTCCTGCGCTACCACGATGCAGACACCATCTATCTCGTCGGCGACATCGTGGACGGCTGGGCGCTGAAATCGAGCTGGCACTGGCCGCAATCGCACAACGACCTCGTCCAGAAGCTGCTGCGCAAGGCGCGCAAGGGCGCCAAGGTCATCTACATTCCCGGCAATCACGACGAGTTCCTGCGCAACTATTACGGCACTCATTTCGGCGGCATCGACGTCGTCGAGAACACCGTCCATACCGGCGTCGACGGCAAGCGCTATCTCGTCATCCACGGCGACATCTTCGACCTCGTGGTGCAGAACGCCCGCTGGCTCGCCCATCTCGGCGACAAGGCCTACGACTTCGCGATCCAGATGAATCGCTTCGTCAACTTCTTCCGCCGCCTGTTCGGCGTGCCCTATTGGTCGCTGTCGCAATGGGCCAAGCAGAAGGTCAAGAACGCCGTCAACTATATCGGTGCGTTCGAGCAGGCGCTCGCTGCCGAGGCACGACGCCACGACGCCGACGGCGTGATCTGCGGCCACATCCATTACGCCGTCATCCGCGACGAGGGCGGTATCCGCTACATGAACTGCGGCGACTGGGTCGAGAGCTGCACCGCGCTGGTCGAGCACGACGACGGCCATTTCGAGATCATCACCTGGGCGGATCAGTCGCAGAAGCCGGCACAAGTCCCTCAGGTCGCAGCCAGAGCTGCATGA
- the thiD gene encoding bifunctional hydroxymethylpyrimidine kinase/phosphomethylpyrimidine kinase: protein MTTPVALTIAGSDSSGGAGIQADLKTFAALGVYGASAITALTAQNTRGVTGIHAVPAEFVTAQIDAVFSDLDVGAVKIGMVAQVASIEAIAAALSRWAPRHVVLDPVMVATSGDRLLAAEAVEALRTRLIPLASVITPNLPEAAALLDEPVAASEAAIESQGRRLLALGCRAVLVKGGHGVGAESVDYLVDADNTIALAAPRIATANTHGTGCSLSSAVAAGLAKGENLEQAVRHAKAWISAAIGAADRFSVGHGHGPIHHLHRFY, encoded by the coding sequence ATGACGACCCCGGTCGCACTCACCATCGCCGGCTCCGATTCCAGCGGCGGCGCCGGCATCCAGGCGGACCTGAAGACGTTTGCCGCGCTCGGCGTCTATGGCGCCTCCGCGATCACGGCGCTGACGGCGCAGAACACGCGCGGCGTCACGGGCATTCACGCGGTGCCGGCGGAGTTCGTCACCGCGCAGATCGACGCGGTGTTTTCCGATCTCGATGTCGGCGCCGTGAAGATCGGCATGGTGGCGCAGGTCGCGAGCATCGAAGCCATCGCGGCCGCGCTGTCGCGCTGGGCGCCCCGTCACGTGGTGCTCGATCCCGTGATGGTGGCGACATCAGGCGACCGGCTGCTGGCCGCCGAGGCCGTCGAGGCCCTCCGCACGAGGCTGATCCCGCTGGCGTCGGTGATCACGCCGAACCTGCCCGAGGCCGCCGCGCTGCTCGACGAGCCGGTCGCGGCCAGCGAGGCCGCGATCGAAAGCCAGGGACGCCGCCTGCTGGCGCTGGGCTGCCGTGCCGTCCTGGTGAAGGGCGGGCACGGGGTGGGCGCCGAGAGCGTCGACTATCTGGTCGACGCCGACAACACCATCGCGCTCGCTGCGCCCCGCATCGCCACCGCGAATACCCATGGCACCGGCTGCTCGCTGTCGTCGGCGGTCGCGGCGGGGTTGGCCAAGGGCGAGAACCTCGAGCAGGCCGTGCGCCATGCCAAGGCCTGGATCAGCGCGGCGATCGGTGCCGCTGACCGTTTCAGCGTCGGTCACGGCCACGGGCCGATCCATCATCTCCACAGATTTTATTGA
- a CDS encoding PAS domain S-box protein, with amino-acid sequence MWAFLERLLDSSMLSPHGICLLWEPELIWLHVVADTCIAAAYFSIPFALAILVTKRRDLKFGWVYWAFAIFIMACGLTHVLSIYTLWVPIYGIEGIVKAATAVASVFTAAALWPLLPKILTIPSPFELRQVQAALEEEEIKSRDATLLLQQVGEAQRAMRDSVARLTAIVETAVDGVILFDAQDRILLFNPACERLFGYRANEVMGRNVGMLMPEPAAGSDNPARHFATGGEAVGQHRDGSTFPMDLSVGKARQDGELIFVGIIHDLTARKLTEQQLQQAQKMETVGQLSGGIAHDFNNLLTVIIGNAEHLSEQLKVRPDLKRFADDICQSGERGAELTQRLLAFSRRQLLQPQMIDCRGLLDSMFKLLKRTLREDIEIRTSSGPGTIMAFADRAQLESAVLNLALNAQDAMPAGGHLTLSTELTAIDDDYRALHPEVASGAYALISVTDDGEGMTVDVIARAFEPFFTTKEVGKGSGLGLSMVYGFAKQSGGHVSIYSEPGLGTTVRIYLPHAAAGESQADLAEGEDTAPRGYETILIAEDDPFVRSSVIRRVEALGYRVVAAVNGKEALQQLRTDPGIDMLFTDIVMPGGMSGWELADQARRIRPGLPVLFTSGYALETLVEQGRAHAQAIVLTKPYRKAELAQRLRDAFAAAALAS; translated from the coding sequence ATGTGGGCCTTTCTTGAACGTCTCCTCGACTCCTCGATGCTGTCGCCGCACGGCATCTGCCTGTTGTGGGAACCCGAGCTGATCTGGCTCCATGTCGTTGCCGACACCTGCATCGCGGCCGCCTATTTTTCGATCCCGTTTGCCCTCGCGATCCTCGTTACCAAGCGGCGTGACCTCAAATTCGGCTGGGTGTATTGGGCGTTCGCGATCTTCATCATGGCGTGCGGCCTGACCCACGTGCTGTCGATCTACACGCTATGGGTCCCGATCTACGGCATCGAGGGCATCGTCAAGGCGGCCACGGCGGTCGCGTCCGTCTTCACCGCCGCTGCGCTCTGGCCGCTGCTGCCGAAGATTCTGACGATCCCTTCTCCGTTCGAGCTTCGGCAGGTCCAGGCCGCGCTCGAGGAAGAGGAGATCAAGAGCCGCGACGCGACGCTGCTGCTGCAGCAGGTCGGCGAGGCCCAGCGCGCGATGCGCGACAGCGTGGCGCGTCTCACCGCGATCGTCGAGACCGCAGTGGACGGCGTCATCCTGTTCGACGCGCAGGACCGCATCCTGCTGTTCAATCCCGCCTGCGAGCGCCTGTTCGGCTATCGGGCAAACGAGGTCATGGGCCGGAACGTCGGCATGCTGATGCCCGAGCCGGCCGCCGGGTCCGACAATCCCGCGCGGCATTTTGCGACCGGCGGCGAGGCAGTCGGCCAGCACAGGGATGGATCGACCTTTCCGATGGACCTGTCGGTGGGCAAGGCGCGGCAGGACGGCGAGCTGATCTTCGTCGGCATCATCCACGACCTGACCGCACGCAAGCTGACCGAGCAGCAGCTGCAGCAGGCGCAGAAGATGGAAACGGTCGGCCAGCTCTCCGGCGGCATCGCCCACGATTTCAACAATCTGTTGACCGTCATCATCGGCAACGCCGAGCATCTCAGCGAGCAGCTCAAGGTCAGGCCCGACCTCAAGCGGTTTGCCGACGACATCTGCCAGTCGGGCGAACGGGGCGCCGAGCTGACGCAGCGACTGCTCGCCTTCAGCCGCCGCCAATTGCTCCAGCCGCAGATGATCGATTGCCGCGGCCTGCTCGATTCCATGTTCAAGCTGCTCAAGCGCACCTTGCGCGAAGACATCGAGATCAGGACGAGCTCCGGTCCCGGCACGATCATGGCATTTGCCGATCGCGCCCAGCTCGAATCCGCCGTGCTCAATCTCGCGCTCAACGCGCAGGACGCCATGCCCGCAGGAGGGCATTTGACGCTGAGCACGGAGCTGACCGCGATCGACGACGACTATCGCGCCCTGCACCCCGAGGTTGCATCCGGCGCCTACGCATTGATCTCGGTCACCGACGACGGCGAAGGCATGACGGTCGACGTCATCGCACGCGCCTTCGAGCCGTTCTTCACCACCAAGGAGGTCGGCAAGGGCTCGGGCCTCGGCCTTAGCATGGTCTATGGCTTTGCCAAGCAGTCAGGCGGCCATGTCTCGATCTACAGTGAGCCGGGCCTCGGCACGACGGTCCGGATCTACCTGCCGCACGCCGCCGCGGGGGAATCGCAGGCCGACCTTGCGGAAGGCGAGGACACAGCGCCGCGCGGATACGAGACGATCCTGATCGCCGAGGACGATCCCTTCGTTCGCTCCTCCGTCATTCGCAGGGTGGAAGCGCTCGGATATCGCGTCGTTGCGGCAGTCAACGGCAAGGAGGCGTTACAGCAGCTGCGCACCGACCCCGGCATCGACATGCTGTTCACCGACATCGTGATGCCCGGGGGCATGAGCGGCTGGGAGCTTGCCGATCAGGCGCGGCGGATTCGCCCGGGCCTGCCCGTCCTGTTCACCTCCGGCTATGCGCTGGAGACCCTGGTCGAGCAGGGCCGCGCGCATGCGCAAGCGATCGTGCTGACCAAGCCCTACCGCAAGGCCGAGCTCGCGCAGCGGCTTCGGGACGCATTCGCCGCGGCGGCCCTCGCCTCCTGA
- a CDS encoding Lrp/AsnC ligand binding domain-containing protein: MVPFFVQIKCKLGQSYVVANALAEAEIASEIYSTAGQYDLLVKFYVDKDTDIGHFVNEKVQVLPGIQDTLTIITFKAFGTG; this comes from the coding sequence ATGGTTCCCTTTTTCGTCCAGATCAAATGCAAGCTCGGCCAGTCCTATGTCGTCGCCAACGCGCTCGCCGAAGCCGAGATCGCCTCCGAGATCTACTCCACGGCCGGCCAATACGACCTCCTGGTGAAGTTCTACGTCGACAAGGACACCGACATCGGTCACTTCGTCAACGAGAAGGTGCAGGTGCTGCCGGGCATCCAGGATACCCTCACAATCATCACCTTCAAGGCGTTCGGCACCGGCTAA
- the ypfJ gene encoding KPN_02809 family neutral zinc metallopeptidase encodes MRVGYREPLAVPPLQRRGVAQTEQIEAGSFMRARPFGEGFTATSGRDDRQAERLYAELPAKSGEQTGAPRDKMYLFVSRVLGSTEDVWEAIFASDRLTYRPPRLVLYTSATNAACGLAEKIMGPFYCPDDQKVYLDLSFFQEMQTELRACDSSGADCQLPQAYVIAHEIGHHVQNLLGILPRVRELQASMETEAERNRLQVLLELQADCLAGIWARKIKEKAKITASDIAAAIRTTEALGNDTLQKRALGYVMPDSFTHGSAAQRRHWFDVGYTTGLVKSCNTFAGARQ; translated from the coding sequence ATGAGGGTCGGCTATCGCGAGCCATTAGCCGTCCCGCCACTCCAACGTCGTGGCGTGGCTCAAACTGAACAGATCGAGGCTGGCAGCTTCATGCGGGCTCGCCCATTCGGCGAAGGATTCACGGCAACATCGGGTCGCGATGACCGGCAAGCCGAGCGGCTTTATGCCGAGCTTCCAGCGAAGTCGGGCGAGCAGACCGGTGCACCGCGCGACAAAATGTATCTCTTCGTTTCGCGAGTTCTGGGCAGCACGGAGGATGTGTGGGAGGCAATCTTCGCGTCCGATCGCCTAACTTATCGGCCACCCCGTCTCGTCCTGTACACAAGCGCCACCAACGCAGCCTGCGGCTTGGCCGAGAAAATCATGGGACCATTCTATTGTCCTGATGATCAGAAAGTCTACCTCGACCTTTCGTTCTTCCAGGAGATGCAGACTGAACTTCGCGCCTGCGATTCGAGCGGCGCCGACTGTCAACTTCCTCAGGCCTATGTGATAGCCCACGAAATCGGACACCACGTTCAGAACTTGCTGGGAATTCTTCCAAGGGTGCGCGAGCTTCAAGCGAGCATGGAAACGGAGGCGGAGAGAAACCGCCTGCAAGTACTTCTCGAGCTGCAGGCCGATTGTCTCGCCGGCATCTGGGCGCGCAAAATTAAAGAGAAAGCGAAGATCACCGCGAGCGACATAGCAGCGGCGATTCGAACGACAGAAGCCCTAGGCAATGATACGTTGCAAAAACGTGCCTTGGGGTACGTCATGCCTGACTCGTTCACTCATGGCAGCGCTGCGCAGCGCCGTCATTGGTTCGATGTCGGTTACACAACTGGATTGGTGAAGAGCTGCAACACCTTTGCTGGAGCACGGCAATGA
- a CDS encoding alpha/beta hydrolase: protein MPQHWSKYLAVWSIAFAASFGSSHAQPIIAERDVLQICEAFSRKAPEQMPTIVRPDAARNFVGRYARFSDRLRGCLSASEREREPNSVTFLIQNTQYESYWRFFTDSNSVQRISIERFRPVTLADDEPWRAPFSAALAPIRPTIKTGGIKVDPDIRGGAIQKGDQKTANEAKDTDKSSENPAQDSRTDTRIVEFFYATNRKESDTPPDVEGNPQPALTSDGPPVYSLNGWTAVGGYTGERNPDLSVGIVRVRVPEGHHIGNLELPPSLKLFGFKLRRDTTDPTKHFTIRSIEKTDEAKWIKTLASTKKKKALVFIHGFNTKFRDAVFRAAQITWDLQFRGTTILFSWPSRGDIADYLYDKESALGSRTAFLRVIDDLYKAGYDDIDVIAHSIGNLIAVEALSNSAATRSPKAIAQLIMVAPDVDRDMFVQGISGAAKVTKGLTLYASKNDRALQLSKRIAGGVPRAGDVPEAGPVVLPGLWTIDVSLIGDELFGLNHNTFATTRNVLNDLAILLMEGKPPPRLIEVRGFPEPPQKAAYFRYIP, encoded by the coding sequence GTGCCTCAGCATTGGTCGAAATACCTGGCTGTTTGGTCAATTGCTTTCGCAGCGAGCTTCGGGAGCAGCCACGCGCAACCGATCATCGCCGAGCGAGACGTCCTTCAGATTTGCGAGGCGTTCTCGAGGAAAGCCCCGGAGCAAATGCCGACAATTGTCCGGCCGGACGCTGCCAGGAATTTCGTTGGAAGATACGCGCGCTTTTCGGACCGGCTACGAGGCTGCCTATCGGCATCGGAGCGCGAGCGCGAACCAAATAGCGTGACTTTCTTGATTCAGAACACTCAGTACGAGAGTTACTGGAGGTTCTTCACTGACTCCAACTCGGTTCAACGGATTTCCATCGAGAGGTTCAGGCCCGTCACGCTGGCGGATGATGAGCCATGGCGCGCGCCTTTTTCTGCGGCGTTAGCCCCGATCAGGCCGACGATTAAAACCGGCGGCATCAAAGTCGACCCGGACATCCGAGGCGGCGCGATTCAGAAAGGGGATCAAAAAACAGCGAATGAGGCTAAAGATACGGACAAATCCTCGGAGAACCCAGCGCAAGACTCCAGAACCGACACACGCATAGTCGAGTTTTTCTATGCAACGAACCGCAAAGAGTCGGATACTCCCCCCGATGTCGAAGGCAATCCCCAGCCCGCACTCACAAGCGATGGACCTCCTGTCTACAGCTTAAACGGTTGGACTGCTGTCGGCGGCTATACAGGCGAGCGCAACCCTGATCTGAGCGTCGGGATCGTTCGCGTCCGGGTGCCTGAGGGACACCACATCGGAAACCTGGAATTGCCCCCGAGCCTTAAGCTCTTCGGATTCAAGTTGAGAAGAGACACAACTGACCCAACCAAGCACTTTACGATTCGGAGCATCGAGAAAACAGACGAAGCGAAATGGATAAAGACGCTGGCATCAACAAAGAAGAAAAAGGCTCTCGTGTTTATCCATGGCTTCAACACCAAATTCCGCGACGCCGTCTTCCGGGCAGCGCAGATAACTTGGGACCTTCAGTTCAGAGGCACCACAATCCTATTCTCGTGGCCGTCTCGCGGAGACATCGCGGACTATCTCTATGACAAGGAAAGCGCGTTGGGTTCGCGCACGGCCTTTCTTCGCGTCATCGACGATCTTTACAAAGCCGGATATGACGACATCGATGTGATAGCTCACAGTATCGGGAACTTGATCGCAGTCGAGGCGCTATCAAACAGCGCCGCGACACGATCACCCAAAGCCATTGCGCAGTTGATCATGGTCGCGCCCGATGTGGACCGAGACATGTTCGTTCAAGGCATTTCCGGCGCTGCAAAGGTCACCAAGGGGCTCACACTTTACGCCTCCAAGAACGACAGGGCCTTGCAGCTATCGAAGCGTATTGCCGGGGGTGTCCCGCGCGCAGGGGACGTACCTGAAGCCGGTCCGGTCGTTTTGCCGGGACTTTGGACGATTGATGTCAGTCTCATTGGAGATGAATTGTTCGGGTTAAATCATAACACGTTCGCCACTACGCGAAATGTGCTCAACGATCTTGCGATACTCCTTATGGAAGGCAAGCCTCCACCACGGCTAATTGAAGTCCGGGGCTTCCCTGAGCCTCCCCAGAAAGCCGCGTACTTCCGCTACATACCCTAG
- a CDS encoding c-type cytochrome translates to MLQRTIFVALLVAIAAAGVYWWLSAPVVAAASTAPPRAPDIANGEVMFNAGGCASCHAVPNQPDRLKLGGGVAIKSPFGTFYAPNISPDPADGIGKWTDADFVNAVMHGVSPSGQHYFPAFPYTSYQRARREDVLDLFAYLKTLPAVAGKVRDHDVSFPFDVRRNIGIWKFLFMDGKPVVVADGAKSAEWKRGAYLVNSFGHCAECHSPRNALGGIISGERFAGGPNPEGEGWVPNITQKRLGDWSAKDIAYFLKTGELPDGDSVGGAMTRVIKNTSLLPDSDLAAMADYLKSLPPVDGPTPPKRKQGS, encoded by the coding sequence ATGTTGCAACGAACAATTTTCGTGGCGCTGCTCGTCGCGATCGCCGCTGCCGGCGTCTATTGGTGGCTCAGCGCGCCGGTGGTGGCGGCTGCGAGCACCGCGCCGCCCCGTGCGCCTGACATTGCCAATGGCGAGGTGATGTTCAACGCCGGCGGCTGTGCGTCCTGCCATGCGGTTCCCAATCAGCCCGATCGTCTGAAGCTGGGCGGCGGCGTCGCGATCAAATCGCCATTCGGAACGTTCTACGCGCCGAACATCTCGCCCGATCCGGCCGACGGCATCGGCAAATGGACCGACGCCGATTTCGTCAATGCGGTGATGCATGGGGTCTCGCCGTCCGGGCAGCACTACTTTCCGGCGTTTCCCTACACCTCCTATCAGCGCGCCAGGCGCGAGGACGTGCTCGATCTCTTTGCCTATCTGAAAACGCTGCCGGCCGTTGCAGGAAAAGTGCGTGACCACGACGTCAGCTTCCCGTTCGACGTAAGGCGCAACATCGGCATCTGGAAATTTCTGTTCATGGACGGCAAGCCCGTCGTCGTCGCCGACGGCGCGAAGTCGGCGGAATGGAAGCGCGGCGCCTATCTCGTGAACAGCTTCGGCCATTGCGCCGAGTGCCACAGCCCGCGCAATGCGCTCGGCGGCATCATCTCCGGCGAGCGCTTTGCCGGCGGCCCCAATCCGGAAGGCGAGGGCTGGGTGCCCAACATCACCCAGAAACGCCTCGGCGACTGGAGCGCGAAGGATATCGCCTATTTCCTCAAGACCGGCGAATTGCCCGATGGCGACAGCGTCGGCGGCGCGATGACGCGCGTGATCAAGAACACGTCGCTCTTGCCGGACTCAGATCTCGCAGCGATGGCGGACTATCTCAAATCGCTGCCGCCGGTGGATGGGCCGACGCCGCCGAAGCGCAAGCAGGGGAGCTAG
- a CDS encoding CHRD domain-containing protein gives MNKTVIAVLALGAVAFAGPASAEKLKATLDGKSEVPATTTSGTGTADLNYDAASKKLSWTVTYSGLSGPATAAHFHGPAEAGKNAGVAVAIPNAAASPVKGEATLTDAQAADLLGGKYYINIHTAANPGGEIRGQVMK, from the coding sequence ATGAACAAGACCGTCATCGCCGTTTTGGCGCTGGGAGCCGTCGCATTTGCAGGCCCGGCCAGCGCCGAAAAGCTGAAAGCAACGCTCGACGGCAAGTCCGAGGTGCCGGCGACGACCACCAGCGGCACCGGAACGGCCGATCTCAACTACGATGCCGCCAGCAAGAAATTGTCCTGGACCGTCACCTATTCGGGCCTCTCCGGCCCTGCCACCGCCGCGCATTTCCACGGGCCCGCCGAGGCGGGCAAGAACGCCGGCGTTGCCGTCGCGATCCCGAATGCAGCCGCGAGCCCCGTCAAGGGCGAAGCGACGCTCACCGACGCGCAGGCCGCCGATCTGCTCGGCGGCAAGTACTACATCAACATCCACACGGCGGCGAACCCGGGCGGCGAGATCCGCGGCCAGGTGATGAAGTAG
- a CDS encoding winged helix-turn-helix domain-containing tetratricopeptide repeat protein: MRYLFEEYAFDAGRRELHRGADRISVAPQVFDLLDYLIRNRERVVGKDELIDAIWQGRCVSDAALTTRLNGARCAIGDSGEEQRLIRTLPRRGFRFVGTVRETLAAEGTAVADGGAERPKPALSLPDKPSIAVLPFVNLSPDPEQDYFADGMVEDIILGLSRSKSLFVIARHSTLAYKGRAIDVKQIGQELGVRYVLEGSVRKAGNRVRIGGQLIDAATGLNLWTDRFDSETEDIFDLQDRLTSSVIGAISPRLERAEIERAQRKPTDNLQAYDYYLRAFAAFFRFTEEASVEAMELAKTARDIDPEFARAYALGARCHVLRNVFDWVTDTARECGEAQRLARRAVELDPNDPSVLAMAGHALCLVAGEVEEGDALLVRAIKLDPNLVVARHWYGWSQLWLGRGDAAIEQFSTALRLNPLHPHGSANAQTGLAFAHFFADRNDDALACAAAAIRLMPNFPPALFILAACHAALNRVGEARRICDRAMQLFPNKRIDAYAWRYRRPEDVEKLAQALRVAGMPE, encoded by the coding sequence TTGCGCTATCTCTTTGAGGAGTATGCATTCGACGCCGGTCGGCGAGAGCTGCATCGCGGCGCGGATCGGATCTCGGTTGCGCCACAGGTGTTCGATCTGCTCGATTACCTGATCCGCAACCGGGAGCGCGTTGTAGGCAAGGATGAACTCATCGATGCCATTTGGCAGGGGCGCTGTGTGTCCGATGCTGCGCTGACGACCCGCCTCAACGGTGCGCGATGCGCGATCGGGGATTCCGGCGAAGAGCAGCGGCTGATAAGAACACTACCACGCAGAGGCTTCCGCTTCGTCGGTACGGTGCGGGAAACCCTTGCCGCCGAGGGCACAGCGGTCGCCGACGGCGGAGCCGAGAGGCCGAAACCTGCGCTCTCGCTTCCCGACAAGCCCTCGATCGCGGTCCTTCCATTCGTCAATCTGAGCCCGGATCCGGAGCAGGACTATTTTGCCGACGGTATGGTCGAGGACATCATTTTGGGACTGTCGCGGTCGAAGTCTCTGTTCGTCATCGCACGACATTCGACTCTGGCTTACAAGGGCAGGGCGATCGACGTCAAACAGATCGGTCAGGAACTGGGCGTTCGCTACGTGCTCGAAGGCAGCGTGCGCAAGGCCGGCAATCGAGTCCGGATCGGCGGTCAGTTGATCGACGCGGCGACCGGCCTGAATCTCTGGACAGACCGGTTTGACAGTGAGACCGAAGATATTTTCGACCTGCAGGATCGGCTGACGAGCAGCGTCATCGGCGCGATCTCCCCGCGACTGGAACGCGCCGAAATCGAGCGTGCCCAGCGCAAACCCACAGACAACCTACAGGCCTACGACTATTATCTCCGGGCGTTCGCCGCCTTCTTCAGATTCACGGAGGAGGCGAGCGTCGAGGCTATGGAGCTCGCAAAGACGGCCCGAGACATCGATCCAGAATTTGCGCGCGCATATGCGCTCGGCGCCCGTTGTCATGTCCTGAGGAACGTTTTCGACTGGGTCACTGATACGGCCCGCGAATGCGGCGAAGCCCAGCGGCTGGCGAGGCGGGCGGTCGAGCTTGACCCGAATGATCCGTCGGTTCTTGCGATGGCCGGACACGCGCTCTGCCTGGTGGCAGGCGAAGTCGAGGAAGGCGATGCTCTTCTCGTGCGCGCGATAAAGCTGGATCCCAATCTCGTTGTCGCACGACATTGGTACGGGTGGAGCCAACTTTGGCTTGGTCGTGGTGACGCCGCAATCGAGCAATTCAGCACCGCATTGCGTTTGAATCCGCTTCATCCGCATGGAAGCGCCAACGCCCAGACGGGCTTGGCCTTCGCTCATTTTTTTGCTGACCGTAACGATGACGCCTTGGCTTGCGCGGCAGCGGCGATCAGGTTGATGCCGAACTTTCCGCCCGCGCTATTCATTCTGGCAGCGTGCCATGCGGCGTTAAACCGGGTTGGGGAAGCTCGGCGGATTTGCGACCGTGCGATGCAACTATTTCCCAATAAACGTATCGATGCGTACGCGTGGCGATACCGCCGACCGGAAGACGTCGAAAAGCTGGCTCAAGCGCTCCGGGTTGCCGGCATGCCGGAATGA
- a CDS encoding DUF1127 domain-containing protein, which produces MTMIQGTMWPERTSVSTRRVHSLIRKYWDAFLAHRDRRNLRGTLSGLSDRELMDIGTTRGEIDYVVSNCDIDPRDIVSHSRAA; this is translated from the coding sequence ATGACCATGATCCAAGGTACAATGTGGCCGGAGCGGACGTCCGTATCGACCCGGCGTGTCCACAGCCTGATCCGGAAGTATTGGGATGCCTTTCTGGCACATCGCGATCGCCGGAATTTGCGCGGCACGTTGTCCGGTTTGAGTGACCGCGAACTGATGGACATCGGCACGACGCGCGGCGAGATTGATTACGTTGTTTCCAACTGCGATATCGACCCACGAGACATCGTGAGCCATTCGCGCGCCGCGTAA